Genomic DNA from Halorussus rarus:
ACATGAACGAGAGCGTCTCCTTCGAGGAGAGTCGCGTCGGCCGCGACCGCGCCGACTTCGAGGAGTCGACCGACGGCATCGGCGACTACGAGTCAGCCGAGTCGTCCGCCGAGCGCCGACGCGCCGAGGGTCCCTACGCCGACGACGACCGGTCCGAGTAACACCGACGGGTCGCGTCCGAATTCTCACGCCAGCGGGTCGCCACCGGCGACCCGGTCGGCCAGCCACCACCCGACCGCGCCCGAGAGCCCGCCGAACGCGCCGAACGACACGGGCAGGACGACGCCGACGCCGGCCACCGCCGCGTCGAACGCGGCGACCGCGACGACCCGCTGGACGTCGTAGGCCGCCAGCGTGACGCACAGCGCGCCGCCGAGCCCGCAGGCCAGCGCGCCGTGGCGGAGCCCGTCGAGCAGGCCGTCGGCCGTTCGATAGCCGACCGTCACGCCGATGGTCGCGACCGCGAGCGCGGTCAGCGCCGCGCCGTCGACCCGGAGCGGGTCGGCGACGAGGTGGACCAGGCCGAACCGGACGAACACCGCGGCCGATCCGAGCGCGACCGCGAGCCGGTCGGCGTTCGAGAGGCCGGTCTCGCACCCGCGCCAGCGACCGAACGGCGCGGCCGTCCGCCGGCGCTCGACCGCCCGGTCGAAGGCGACGACGACCAGGCCCACCAGCCCGGTGCCGAGCAGCCCCGCGCCGGCCGTCGTCGGCGTCGGCTGGGCGCCGGGGGCGAGCGCCGCGGCGCCGACGGCGACGCCGCCGGCGACGACCAGTCCGACGAGGAGTCCCGCGATTCGCATCGGGTTCCGGTTTCGATGCTTCGGTAAAAAAGGCTCGTCAGACTCGTTTCGGAAATCGGAGGGGTCGGCGGGTTCCGGCCGTCACCGTTCGGGCGCTTCCAGAACCTCCGCCGTCGTCGCGTCGTCGGACTCGACCCCCGCGTCGTCGAGCAGTCGCTCGGCGTACTTCGCGATGACGTCGACCTCGAGGTGGACCGGGTCGCCGACCGACTTCACCGAGAGGTTGGTCACCGCCCTGGTCTCGGGGATGATGGCGACCGTGAAGGTGTCCTCGCCGCGCTCGGCCACCGTGAGGCTGATGCCGTCGACCGCGACCGACCCCTTGTCGACGACGTACTTGCCGTACCCCTCGGGGATCGCGAACTCGTACTCCCAGCCGCCTCGCGGCTCGCTTCGCTCACCGCTCGGCTCCTCCGAGGCGGCGCGCGCCTCGCCATCCTCTCCTACTTCGCGCACGTCCGCGACCTCTGCGGTGGCGTCGACGTGGCCCTGCACGACGTGGCCGTCGAACCGGCCGTCGGCGGGCATGGCGCGCTCGAGGTTCACCGGGTCGCCCGGTTCGACGTCGCCGAGGTAGGTCTTCGCGACCGTCTCGCTCGCGAGGAACACCTCGAACCAGTCGGGTCCGTGGTCCTCGACCGTGAGACAGACGCCGCTGACGCTGACGCTCTGGCCGCGGTCGAGGTCGCCCGTCACCTCGTCGCCCGCCACGCGGAGCCGCCGCCCGTCGTCTGCCGCGGTGACGTCGGCGACTTCGCCGGCCTCCTCAACGATTCCGGTAAACATACCAGATTTGTGGTGACGGTCGAGTGAAAAGGGTTGCGGAGTCGACCGTCGGCGGGCGAGCGTCCGTTCGGACGCGGGAGCGTTTTCGCTCCTCTCGTCGCGTCGGTCCGCTCGGGACGTACCCGCGAGGTTTTTGCCCGCTCGCTCGGAACCGACGGGTGATGAAGGGCATCATCGGCACGCTCCAGCTGGCGGCGACGCTGGTCTTCGCGCTCCCGCTCGGCCTGCTCGGCGTCCGGCTCCTGCTCGACGGCCAGCGCCTGCTGGGCGGCCTCTTCGTGGCCGTGGCGGTCGCGATGGTCGCGCTGGAGGAGTACCTGACCACGCCGACCGACGTTCCGGCCGCCGTCGCCGAGAAGACGGTGAGCAAGGTCGTCGAGACGCCCGACGACGAGGAGTGATCTCGCGGTCCGACCGGCCTCTCGACACTAACCGTCCGGGCGCTCCCGGACCTGGATCCGCGGGCTCGGCCCCTGGGACGCGAACTCCTCGATCTCGCCGTCGTCGCGGAGCCGCTTGATGCGGTCCCGGACCTCCTGTTCGTCCAGGTCCGCGACTATCTTGGCCACTCGGGCGACCTTCTGTTCCGGGACGCCCTCGTCGGTGACCGCCTCCTGCACCTGGCCCTCGGGCTCGGTGACGTCCGTCTGGAGTGTCTCGATGATGTCTTTGACGTCGTCGGTCCCCCCGAGGCGCTCGTGCCACTCCGGCGGGTAGTTGCTGATGCGGCCGTCCCCGACCTCGTAGAGGCGCTTGCCGGATTCCCAGTCGTCGCTGTCGGTGAGCCGGTCGTCGAGCGCGGATTCGTCCACGTCGAAGTACGCCGCGTCGGCGTACGCCGCGATGGTCTCCCGGTCGACGCCCGGGACGCCGGGCTCGTGGTAGGTCTCGATGAGCCGGACGAACTCGTCTAACCGGAGCGTCTCCTGATGTTCCTCGAGCTCCGCGACGACCTCCTCTTTCAGTTCGGTCATGCGCGGCACTAGCGGACAGGGCGCAAAAAGGCGACTGGCTGCACCACCGGCGAGGGGCGGGGACGGGCTACGCGTCGGGGTCGGTCGCGTCCGCGGCGCCGCCGTCGGTCGCCGCGGGCTTGGGCTCGAACTCGGTGGCGTCGAAGCCGGTCCCGACTTCGTCGTCGTAGTCGCCGACCTCGAACTGGTCGACAAGCGACTGGAGGTTCCGGGCCGACTCCGAGACCTCCTGGACGTTGCGCGAGACGTCGTTTATCGCGGCGGTCTGCTCCTCGGTCGCCGACGACACGCTCGACGCCTCGGCCGCGGTCTCCTCGCTCACGCTCGACACCTCGTCGACCATCGAGACGACCTCCTCGGTCGAGACCGCCTGGTCCTCGGTCGCGGCCGAGATCTCCTCGACGCCGTGCTCGGCGTCCTCGATGACGTCGGCGATGTCGTCGAACTGCTCGATGGCGCCCTCGATGGTCTCCGAGCCGGTCTCGACCCGCTCCTGCATCGACTGCATGTCCCCGACCGTGTCGCCGACGTGGTCCTGGATGTCGTCGATGAGCTCCTCGACCTCGTCGGTGGCGTCGCCCGCCTCGCTCGCCAGGGTCTTGATCTCGTCGGCGACCACCGCGAACCCCTCGCCGGCCTCGCCTGCGCGGGCCGCCTCGATGGAGGCGTTCAGGGCGAGCAGGTTGGTCTGCTCGGCGATGTCGGTGATGAGCCCGACGATCTCGTTGATGGCCTCGATGCGGTCGCCCAGGTCCTCGACCTGCTCGACCGCGGTGTCGGCCTCCGACTCGATGGCGCCGATCTCCTCGATGGCGTCGCCGGCGCGGTCCCGGCCGCGGTCGGCCATCTCGGCCGCCTCGTTGGCGGTCTGGACCACGCCGTCGGCCGACGAGGCGATCTCCTCGACGGTCGCCGAGAGGTCGTTCATCTCGCTGGCGGCCTCCTGGAGCTGCTCGGTCTGGCGCTCGGCGCCGTGGGCGATCTCCTCGACCGACTCGGCGGTCGCCTGGCTCGCGGCCTCGATCTCCTCGGCGCTGGTGGCGGTCTCGTCGCTCACCTCGGCGAACCGGTCGGCCAGTCCCTTGACCTCCGCGAGGCTCCGCTCGACCTCGCTCAGCCCGGCGTCGAGGTCGGCCATCACCGCGCCGTACTGGCCGGGCAGGTCGGTCTCGACGTCCTGGTCTAAGTTCCCCTCGCGGAGCTGTTCGCTGGCGTCCCGAATCTGGTCGAAGCTGGCGCCGAGCTGCTCGACGCCCGACTCGAGATCCGCGAGCACCGCCCCGTACTCGCCGGGGAGGTCGGTGTCGACGTCCTGGTCGAGTTCGCCCCGCTTGATCTGTTGGCTGGTCTGGCGTATCTCGCCGAACCCGGTCCGGAGCCGCGCCATGCCGTCGTCGATGTCGGTCATGATGGCGCCGAACTCGCCGGGGAGGTCGGTGTCGACGTCCCGGTCCAGGTTCCCCTCGCCGAGGTTCTCGCTGACGCTCCGGAGCTCGGCGACCTGCCGCCGGAGGTTCGCCTGCATCTCGGCGAACGCGTCGGCGAGCTCGTTTATCTCGTCGTTGGGCGAGGAGACGTCGACCTCCTCGTCGAACCGGCCCTCGGCCAGCGCGGTCGCCCGGTCGCGGACCTGCTCGATGGGCCGTGAGAAGTACTGGGCCAGCTTGTACCCCAGCCCCACGACGACCACCACGACGAGCCCGACCAGCCCGAGGACGAGGTTGCGCGCCGACGTCGTGCGCTCGCTCACCTCGCTCCCCAGCGCGGCCGCCGGCCCGGTCACGTCCTGCTCGGGCACCGTGGCCAGCAGCGCGAACCGCTGGTCGCCGAACCGGAGCGGCGCGTACCCCACGTAGTAGCGGTGCTCGGCGCCGCCTTCGGTCCGCGCGTACGTGTCGAGACCGGACTTGCCCGCGAGGATGCGATCCCGGGCGATGCCGGCCAGCGACCCCCACGTCGCCTCGTTCGCGATGTTGGCCTCGGCGTCGACGAGCGACCGGTTCGGGTGGCTGAGTATCCGACCGTCCCCGTCCACGACCGACAGGTGGCCGCTGTCACCGACCGTGACGTCGTTGGTCAGCCGCGAGAGGATGGAGAAGTTGAACCGGAGCGCGACTGTGCCCGCGTACGCCCCGTCGTGGTACACCGGGGTCGAGACGTACATCCGCAGCGCGCCGTCGACCTCCCGGACGTCGCTGACGTGGACCCAGCCCCGCTCGAGCGTGTCTGTCGCCCGGTACCACTCGGTGTCGGCGTACGAGGTGCCCTCGACCGACTCGGTGACGACCTGCTCGCCGTCGGTCCGCGACGCGTGCAGGACGCCCTGCCCGCTGTCGTCGGTCAGGATGATCTCGTCGTAGGCCGGCCGGTCGACGCCGTCGACCGTGATGGCGCGGTTCTTCATGTAGCTCCGGAACGACTCGTTGATTCCCTCCCGGGCGTTCGCCACCGCGGCGGTCTGGAGCTCGTAGTAGTAGACGCTGGGCGCCAGCACCCAGTCGAACCGCTCGTAGTAGGTGTACGCGATGAACTTCTGTTCGAGCGGGTTGCCCTCCTGGGTGGTGTCCTCCCACTCGTAGGTGGCGATGCCCCAGTCAGAGCCGTTCCTGATGGCCGCCTCGGACTCGACGTTCGACTCGATCTCGTCGAACACGGTCAGCGAGGCGTCCTCCTTCAGGTTGAACCCGTCAGCGAGGCTGTGGTGCGAGACGATGTTCGAGTCCCTGTCGGTGATGTACGCGTAGCCGGTGTCCCCGATGTACCCCGGCTGGAACATCTCCGAGACGGTGCCGTCGGACTCGGTCCCGTTGCCGGCCGTCCCGACGAGGATGCGCTCGACCCGGCGCTCGACCTGCTCGCGTTCGGTCGCCGAGAGCTCATTCCAGCTCCGGCCGTCGTAGCGCTCCTCGAGCACCGTCCGCGTGGTCGTCTCGATGGTGTCGTGCATCTGGAGCGCCGTGTGGCCGACCCGGCGCTCGCTCTGCTCGCGGAACAGCTCCATCTGGCCCGCGCTCGCCGCCTCGTAGTTCTGGACCGGCCTGGAGTCGGCGAGCGACCGCGCGTCGATGCGCCGCACGTTGAGCAGGTTCTGGAACTCCTCCTGCCTGGCCGCGACGCTGTTGTTGAGTTCGCCCGTGACCTGGCGCTCCATGTGCTCGGTGCTCTTGTCCTGGGCGTACGACCCGACGGACTCCATGTTCTGCAGGCCCGCCATTCCGACCGCCGCGACGGGCACCAGCGAGATTATCAGGAACACCACGATGAGGTTCGTCCGTATCTTCATCGGCCGCTCCCTCTGCCCGCCGTCGTTCGTTCGTTCTCGGCGACACGTGTCTTCCTACCGAAGGACGCTTCGACCGCAGACAAGGTGTCAGCAACCGAGTAACAACTCCCTTTGTTATCCAATCTCATCTCTCTCATCACCCGTAATGAAAAATTACGTTATATAAATCTTGGTACGCGTTTGTTACCTGTGATAATCCCGCGGTTAATTTCTCAAAACTTCTATCGGGGAACTACGAAAAACGGGCTCGTCGACCGAACACGTGCGGCCGGACCGGGCGACGAGAAAGGGAGCTACGCCGTCGTCACTGCGGGGTCGCGCCCGAGACCTCGGCCAGCGCGTCCTCGATGTCCTTCTCGTTGCGCTCGTTGTACAGCAGCACGTCGATGGGCAGGGTCGGCGCCCCGCCGACGAGGTTCTCCATGATGACCAGTCGCTCGCGGGCCCGGGACATCCCGACGTAGAACACCCGCCGCTCGTTGTCGGTCAGCACCGGGACCGGGTCGGTCGTCGACGTGAACTCCTCGCCGTCCACCATCCCGTCCATCGTGGCGGCCATCTGCTCGACCACCTTCTCGGTCAGGTCGGTGGCGACGAACACGTGGTCGGCCTCGCGACCCTTCGCCGAGTGGATGGTGCCCAGGCGGACGCGGTCGGCCTCCATCCCCTGGTAGTCGCCCTGGAAGTACGCCCGCATCGAGTTCTTCTGGAAGCTGGTGACCTTCCGGACCATGTCGCCCGCCGACGCCGGGCCGGGCATGAACGGCGCGAAGTCGGTCACGAAGTCGGGCTCGACCTCGATCTCGGCCAGGTCGTCGGTGTCGGCCGCCTCCTTGCGCTCGTCGATGGCGTCGAACAGCTCGTCGCGCTCGTTGGTGCCGAACGCCGAGTCCTGGAGCATGTCGGCGAGCCGGCGGGCCTGGAGCCCCGTGATGGGCTCGTCCTCGTCGACCTTCTCGACGGCCTCGACGTACTGCTGGAGCCGGTCGGTCCACATCCGCTGGTCGGTCAGGCACTGGAACGGGATGCCCTCGTCGATGAACTCGTCGATGAACCGGAACATCTGGTAGCGCGCCCGGAACAGGATCATCAGCGTCCCCTCGTCGCTCTGGACGGTGTGGCGGACGTTGCGCACCAGGTCGAGCATCGACGGGGAGTCGACCTGCTCGACCGTGCCGCCCTCCTTGCGGGGCGAGAGGTTCTTCTCCTGGCGCTCCTCGATGTGGCGGACCTCCTGCTGGACCACCTGGAGGATCTCGGAGGGGAGGCGGTAGGAGGTGTCGAGGATGACGTCGTCGCCGCTCTCCTCGAGCAGGAGTTTGGGGTCGGCGCCCTGCCAGGCGTAGACGACCTGGTCGTCGTCGCCCGCGATGAGCACCTTCTCCATGTGGGGCTTCCACTCCTCGTAGACGTCGTACTGGAGGCTGGTGATGTCCTGGAACTCGTCGATGACGAGGTAGTCGACGTTGGGGAGCAGCGAGCGCTGCTTGACCCGCTCGAGCATGTCCGCGAAGCCCACGAGGTCGTTCTCGCCCTTGTAGTTGCGCCACCCGCGGATGGCCTCGGGGACGTCGATCCGGTCGTCGTCGCTGGGCCAGGTCGGGGTGTACTTGTTGCCCTCCTGGGCGTTGGGGTCGATGTCCGGCGGCAGCCGGACCTCCTCGTCGTTCCACTGGAACGGGACGTCGTACCAGTCGGCGACGTCGCGGCGGGTGCGCTGGAGCCACTGGCTGGTGGCGATGATCTTGTTGCCGATCGTGGTCGAGCGGGCGGTCCGGCGGCCCGCACCGCTGTACTCGTCCTCGAACTCGATGCCGAAGTCCTCGCAGAACTCCTTCTTGTCGGACTCGCCGACCACGTCGTTGCGCGAGAGGTCGAGCAGCTCGTAGGCCTTCGCGTGCATGGTGCAGACGGTCCCCTGGAGCGAGCGGGGGTTGAGGTCGCGGCGCTCGGCCAGGCGCTCGCGGACCTCGTTTGCGGCCGCGCGGGTGTACGAGACCAGCAGGATGTCGTTGACCCCGACGCCCTCCGTGTCGAGGATCTCCTCGACGCGGTCGAGCAGCTCCGTCGTCTTCCCGCTCCCGGGGCCACCGAAGAGACGGGTAACGCGTTCTTCCGAGTCTTGGCTCATTACGCCAATCCCATGGCCCCATCACTCATAAAACGATGTGAATCGAATCGAGCGCCGCGATCCGGGACCGCTCGGTTTCCGGAACACGCGGTACAGGCGGAGAACGGGGCTGCTCGACCGACTACGAGGTGTTTCGCGGCGACCGTGCCTCGCGGACTTCGCTTCCGTCTCGGATCTTGTCCTCGCATTCCGGGCACACTCGTGGGTTGTCCACCTCTCGCGGCGTGAACACTCGCGCGTAGGCGTCCGTCACGAACGACCCGCAGTTCTGGCACTCAGGCATTTCTCTCGTGCTACTACGGAAATCTTACAATATATTTCTATCGACACTGACTCGAACCTCTCTAGGCGCGGACTAACGACCGCACGCCGGAGACTAACGGTTCTACGTCGTTAGATTCGAAAGGTGAAAATTACCGGACGATGGTATTACGTGTCGAACCGCCCCGTAGGGCGGACAATCTGGTCGCGGTCTCAGGGACCATCACGGCGGACGCGATCCTGTCGCTGTTCGAGGCGATCCCCGGGGTCAGGTCGCGGTCGTCGACTCGCCGGCAGATACCGCGTCCCCCGTTCACGACGGCGTGCCCTCCTGCTTCGGACGCGGGACGGCTACGCGGGTGTCGTCGCGGGCGCCGTACTCACGCGGGCGCGGTGTTCAGTCGGTCGGCACGGAACTGACCACTGCGCCGCAGCCGCCCGGGTCACCCCAGCAGTCGCATCGCGATGCCGGCCGCGATGGTGAGCACGCCGAGGATGGTCGCTATCGGCGGAATCGGGACGAACAGTAACACGACCCCGGCGAGGATGACGAGCGTCGAGAATCGGACCATGGGTCCGGTACTGCGTCGAGTCGGAAACGCCTTGCTACGGGCTGCATCGGGTCGCCCCGCGGAAAAATGAGCCGTCCGTTCGGGAATGAGTCGTCGGTTCGGGACCGTCGCCGGGCGGTCGCGAGACGGGCGGCCGCGCCTACGGTCGCCAGCCGCAGACCGAGCACTCGCTCGCGGACGTGTCGTGGAGTCCGCCGCACTCGGGACACTGCTTCTTGTTATAGTCCTGCTGCCAGCCGACCGTCTCGGTTTCGTGGCCGCGCTCGGACAGGAATTCGTCGAAAACGTCGTCGTCGCCGGTCGGTGCGGTCGCCATACATGGTATGCTAACGCACACCATCCTTATAACCGTGTTGGTGTAACAGTCCGGCTATAGAGCTATCGAAACGGCCGATTTCTCGTGTGGCGTGACCTGTCGCGCCGCGTAGGAGGTGCTTAACGCCGGGGTGATCGAACGGGGTGCCGGCGGAGAAGAGCGTCGCCGGTTCGCCGAGCGAGCGCTACTCGAACTTCACGCCGACGTCGTGGAGCCCCTCGTTCTCGCGGGCGAGGTTGATGAGCAGCGGCGTCAGGCTCTCGACCTCGGCGGCGTTGGCGGCTCCGCCGGCCTTCAGCGCCCGCAGGCCCTCGATCTGGTCGGCGAGCTGGACCACGGTCTCGACCGCATCCCCGTCGTCGCCGACCACGAGCGTGTCGAGGTCGAGCTCCACGTCGAGGTTGGCCAGCCGGTCGGCCGAGAGGTTGTGAAAGGCGCCGACTACCGGGATACCCTCGGGCGCAGTGTCCGCGACCAGTTCGGTGACGCTGCCGGCCTTCGGCGGCTTGTAGTGGAACCCCTCGTCGTCGCGGTCCATCCCGACCGCCGGGGTGACCAGCGCGTCGGCGTCGCCGATCCGGTCGGCGATGTCCTCGACCAGGTCCCGGACGTGGAACGCGGGCACCGCCAGCACCACCACGTCGGCCCGGTCGGCCGCCATCTCGTTGGCGAACCCCTTGACCTCGCGGTCGACGCCGACGCTGTCGAGTTCGGTCTCGTACTCGTCGGCCTTGTTGCGGGCCTTCTCCGGGTCGCGCGAGCCGACGAGGATCTCGTGGTCGGTGTCGCGTGCCCACCGGAGCGCGAGCGCCTGTCCGATGTCGCCGGTGCCGCCGAGGAGTGCGATTCGCATACCCCACAGTCGGGTCGGAGCCGGATTAAACGTTCCTCACTTCCGCTCGCTGCTCAGTCGAGGAAGGCCGTCGAGTCGGCGCTCCGGGCCGACAGTACGACGCTCTCGGCGTCGGCCCCGATGGTCCTGCTCGTCGACCCGTAGACGAGCCGACGCAACCGTCCGGTCGTGGGCGCGCCCACGACGGTGAGCTCGTAGTACCGGGACTGCTCGACGATGGCCTCGGTCGGGTCGTCGGCCTCCAGTACCCACGTCGTCGTGGTCTCCGGACGCCCGATGCGCCGGTACGCGGCCTCCGCGCACTCCTCGGCCTCCCGCCGTCGGGCCTCCCCGGCGTCCTCCTCGACGACGTGGAGCACGTCGACCCACGCGTCGTTGGCGGCCGCGATCTGCCGCGCGACGTCCGCGGCCAGTCCCGAGTGCGGGCCGCCGGCGACCGGAAGCAGTATCGACGGTACCTCGTCGTAGCCCCGCCGTCCGTTCACGGTGACGACGTCGCAGTCGA
This window encodes:
- the ribE gene encoding riboflavin synthase, with protein sequence MFTGIVEEAGEVADVTAADDGRRLRVAGDEVTGDLDRGQSVSVSGVCLTVEDHGPDWFEVFLASETVAKTYLGDVEPGDPVNLERAMPADGRFDGHVVQGHVDATAEVADVREVGEDGEARAASEEPSGERSEPRGGWEYEFAIPEGYGKYVVDKGSVAVDGISLTVAERGEDTFTVAIIPETRAVTNLSVKSVGDPVHLEVDVIAKYAERLLDDAGVESDDATTAEVLEAPER
- a CDS encoding DUF7533 family protein → MKGIIGTLQLAATLVFALPLGLLGVRLLLDGQRLLGGLFVAVAVAMVALEEYLTTPTDVPAAVAEKTVSKVVETPDDEE
- a CDS encoding methyl-accepting chemotaxis protein — translated: MKIRTNLIVVFLIISLVPVAAVGMAGLQNMESVGSYAQDKSTEHMERQVTGELNNSVAARQEEFQNLLNVRRIDARSLADSRPVQNYEAASAGQMELFREQSERRVGHTALQMHDTIETTTRTVLEERYDGRSWNELSATEREQVERRVERILVGTAGNGTESDGTVSEMFQPGYIGDTGYAYITDRDSNIVSHHSLADGFNLKEDASLTVFDEIESNVESEAAIRNGSDWGIATYEWEDTTQEGNPLEQKFIAYTYYERFDWVLAPSVYYYELQTAAVANAREGINESFRSYMKNRAITVDGVDRPAYDEIILTDDSGQGVLHASRTDGEQVVTESVEGTSYADTEWYRATDTLERGWVHVSDVREVDGALRMYVSTPVYHDGAYAGTVALRFNFSILSRLTNDVTVGDSGHLSVVDGDGRILSHPNRSLVDAEANIANEATWGSLAGIARDRILAGKSGLDTYARTEGGAEHRYYVGYAPLRFGDQRFALLATVPEQDVTGPAAALGSEVSERTTSARNLVLGLVGLVVVVVVGLGYKLAQYFSRPIEQVRDRATALAEGRFDEEVDVSSPNDEINELADAFAEMQANLRRQVAELRSVSENLGEGNLDRDVDTDLPGEFGAIMTDIDDGMARLRTGFGEIRQTSQQIKRGELDQDVDTDLPGEYGAVLADLESGVEQLGASFDQIRDASEQLREGNLDQDVETDLPGQYGAVMADLDAGLSEVERSLAEVKGLADRFAEVSDETATSAEEIEAASQATAESVEEIAHGAERQTEQLQEAASEMNDLSATVEEIASSADGVVQTANEAAEMADRGRDRAGDAIEEIGAIESEADTAVEQVEDLGDRIEAINEIVGLITDIAEQTNLLALNASIEAARAGEAGEGFAVVADEIKTLASEAGDATDEVEELIDDIQDHVGDTVGDMQSMQERVETGSETIEGAIEQFDDIADVIEDAEHGVEEISAATEDQAVSTEEVVSMVDEVSSVSEETAAEASSVSSATEEQTAAINDVSRNVQEVSESARNLQSLVDQFEVGDYDDEVGTGFDATEFEPKPAATDGGAADATDPDA
- a CDS encoding UvrD-helicase domain-containing protein, with translation MSQDSEERVTRLFGGPGSGKTTELLDRVEEILDTEGVGVNDILLVSYTRAAANEVRERLAERRDLNPRSLQGTVCTMHAKAYELLDLSRNDVVGESDKKEFCEDFGIEFEDEYSGAGRRTARSTTIGNKIIATSQWLQRTRRDVADWYDVPFQWNDEEVRLPPDIDPNAQEGNKYTPTWPSDDDRIDVPEAIRGWRNYKGENDLVGFADMLERVKQRSLLPNVDYLVIDEFQDITSLQYDVYEEWKPHMEKVLIAGDDDQVVYAWQGADPKLLLEESGDDVILDTSYRLPSEILQVVQQEVRHIEERQEKNLSPRKEGGTVEQVDSPSMLDLVRNVRHTVQSDEGTLMILFRARYQMFRFIDEFIDEGIPFQCLTDQRMWTDRLQQYVEAVEKVDEDEPITGLQARRLADMLQDSAFGTNERDELFDAIDERKEAADTDDLAEIEVEPDFVTDFAPFMPGPASAGDMVRKVTSFQKNSMRAYFQGDYQGMEADRVRLGTIHSAKGREADHVFVATDLTEKVVEQMAATMDGMVDGEEFTSTTDPVPVLTDNERRVFYVGMSRARERLVIMENLVGGAPTLPIDVLLYNERNEKDIEDALAEVSGATPQ
- a CDS encoding DUF7563 family protein is translated as MPECQNCGSFVTDAYARVFTPREVDNPRVCPECEDKIRDGSEVREARSPRNTS
- a CDS encoding transporter, coding for MVRFSTLVILAGVVLLFVPIPPIATILGVLTIAAGIAMRLLG
- a CDS encoding HVO_0416 family zinc finger protein, yielding MATAPTGDDDVFDEFLSERGHETETVGWQQDYNKKQCPECGGLHDTSASECSVCGWRP
- the npdG gene encoding NADPH-dependent F420 reductase, with protein sequence MRIALLGGTGDIGQALALRWARDTDHEILVGSRDPEKARNKADEYETELDSVGVDREVKGFANEMAADRADVVVLAVPAFHVRDLVEDIADRIGDADALVTPAVGMDRDDEGFHYKPPKAGSVTELVADTAPEGIPVVGAFHNLSADRLANLDVELDLDTLVVGDDGDAVETVVQLADQIEGLRALKAGGAANAAEVESLTPLLINLARENEGLHDVGVKFE